A portion of the Planctomycetota bacterium genome contains these proteins:
- a CDS encoding DUF883 domain-containing protein, protein MSQYSDPNAKSTDMRQGFRDDVGHVKDDLSRLKEDVSTTARDISGAARSGIDAVREQGTETVDHARDAIRANPLAAAAIAFGAGVLLASMMRRM, encoded by the coding sequence ATGAGCCAGTACTCTGATCCCAACGCCAAGTCCACCGACATGCGCCAGGGCTTCCGCGACGACGTCGGGCACGTGAAGGACGACCTCTCCCGCCTCAAGGAGGACGTGTCCACCACCGCCCGCGACATCAGCGGCGCGGCGCGTTCGGGCATCGACGCCGTCCGCGAGCAGGGAACCGAGACCGTGGACCACGCGCGCGACGCGATCCGTGCGAACCCGCTCGCCGCCGCGGCGATCGCCTTCGGCGCGGGCGTGCTCCTGGCCTCGATGATGCGCCGCATGTGA
- a CDS encoding BON domain-containing protein, producing the protein MRSRNRSQQDSQGYSGREYDESSWTGQRGTGIRPEFQGDDDGSSRTRASEGGRYSQHESNRASGDYRRPGYESGYPSDQYDTGAFHSDYAGESSRDQGRQYEGDEHAGRSSRHGWSSQRGSQGGYGQYGGGYGSQGQSGRYASHGGYGQGQYGGGSQGGYGQGQYGGSQGGYGQGQYGGGSQGGYGQGQYGGGSQGGYGQGQYGGGSQGGYGQGQYGGGSQGGYGQSGSYGQGQYGSMGGGSQGGYGQGQYGGGSQGGYGQGQYGSMGGGSQGGYGQGQYGGGSQGGYGQGQYGGGSQGGYGQGQYGGGSQAGYGQSGGMGQSEYGSGSQGGTSTMSGRGRSGSAPRNFKLSDERLTERVSERLMSQGIDCSNVDISAKDGVVTISGEVDDRIDKFRMEQVASDTMGVQDVDIKVRVRSGRSDKSSSGSSASGQSAESSSGAGSSYGSSYGTSGSGGSSGSGASSGSTQSGKSASKQ; encoded by the coding sequence ATGAGGTCACGGAATCGGTCGCAGCAGGACAGCCAGGGATACAGCGGCCGCGAGTACGACGAGAGCTCCTGGACGGGGCAGCGCGGCACGGGGATCCGCCCGGAGTTCCAGGGTGACGATGATGGCTCGTCGCGAACTCGCGCGTCCGAAGGCGGACGCTACTCGCAGCACGAGAGCAACCGTGCCTCGGGCGATTACCGTCGCCCGGGCTACGAGTCGGGCTATCCCAGCGATCAGTACGACACTGGCGCCTTCCACAGTGACTACGCGGGCGAATCGTCCCGCGACCAGGGCCGCCAGTACGAGGGCGACGAGCACGCCGGACGCTCGAGCCGCCATGGCTGGAGCAGCCAGCGCGGCTCGCAGGGCGGGTACGGGCAGTACGGCGGGGGCTACGGCTCACAGGGCCAGTCGGGCCGCTACGCCTCGCACGGCGGTTACGGCCAGGGCCAGTACGGCGGTGGCTCGCAGGGTGGTTACGGCCAGGGCCAGTACGGAGGCTCGCAGGGTGGCTACGGCCAGGGCCAGTACGGCGGTGGCTCGCAGGGCGGTTACGGCCAAGGTCAGTACGGCGGTGGCTCGCAGGGCGGTTACGGCCAGGGCCAGTACGGCGGCGGATCGCAAGGCGGCTACGGCCAGGGCCAGTACGGCGGTGGCTCGCAGGGCGGTTACGGCCAGTCCGGTAGCTACGGCCAAGGCCAGTACGGCAGCATGGGCGGTGGCTCGCAGGGCGGGTACGGCCAGGGCCAGTACGGCGGCGGCTCGCAAGGCGGCTACGGCCAAGGCCAGTACGGCAGCATGGGCGGTGGCTCGCAGGGCGGGTACGGCCAGGGCCAGTACGGCGGTGGCTCGCAGGGCGGTTACGGCCAAGGTCAGTACGGCGGTGGCTCGCAGGGCGGCTACGGCCAGGGCCAGTACGGCGGCGGATCGCAGGCTGGCTACGGCCAGTCGGGCGGCATGGGCCAGAGCGAATACGGCTCCGGATCCCAGGGCGGCACGTCCACGATGTCAGGGCGCGGGCGCTCCGGCTCCGCTCCGCGAAACTTCAAGCTCTCCGACGAGCGGCTGACCGAGCGCGTCAGCGAGCGACTCATGAGCCAGGGCATCGACTGCAGCAATGTCGACATCAGCGCCAAGGACGGCGTCGTCACCATCTCCGGCGAGGTCGACGACCGCATCGACAAGTTCCGCATGGAGCAGGTCGCGTCCGACACCATGGGCGTTCAGGACGTGGACATCAAGGTCCGCGTTCGCTCGGGCCGCTCCGACAAGAGCTCGTCCGGCTCGTCCGCGTCTGGTCAGTCGGCCGAGAGCAGCTCGGGCGCCGGGTCGTCGTACGGCTCGTCGTACGGAACGAGCGGCTCGGGCGGTTCGTCGGGCAGCGGCGCGTCCAGCGGTTCTACGCAGAGCGGCAAGTCCGCATCGAAGCAGTGA